A genome region from Columba livia isolate bColLiv1 breed racing homer chromosome 2, bColLiv1.pat.W.v2, whole genome shotgun sequence includes the following:
- the TMEM108 gene encoding transmembrane protein 108 isoform X3, which produces MKRSLQVLYCQLFSVLLILALTEELVFSVQVLSPTVSSSQGFPMDTTTIAAMGTTPRHKDRHAAEHLPTSTHTIPHPVSLAEKALSTGQNQASGPGLGGKEIYHLYNQSALYSGQTRPKGKIFQVFKGNFTESSEPYLKTTLHSPFPTLRSTFPDHPFQPQTTASSDPNGTGLARTTHSDPSPRHNSSGNLREGERGGGAKVVVQEADFATTTAGPSTDPEAVSVPFKPTRYGVWDMLSKTNSWVTLNLSTSVPLFAGPGSATAAAGHSVQTSFDVSISSTAPGDPKGPAPTQHSAVTNTTLLGSALSAAPVTRLSSSISTAGSTATGNFLNRLVPAGTWKPGVQGNISHVTEGDKPQHRATICLSKMDIAWIILAISVPISSCSVLLTVCCMRRKKKTSNPENNLSYWNNAITMDYFNRHAVELPREIQSLETSEDHLSEPRSPANGDYRDSGMVLVNPFCQETLFVGHEQVSEI; this is translated from the exons GTGTTCTACTGATCTTGGCACTGACAGAAGAGCTGGTGTTTTCTGTTCAGGTACTGTCTCCCACTGTCTCCTCCTCTCAGGGCTTCCCAATGGACACTACCACTATCGCAGCCATGGGAACAACACCTCGCCACAAAGACCGCCATGCAGCGGAGCACCTTCCCACGTCCACTCACACCATTCCCCATCCCGTCAGCCTGGCGGAGAAAGCCCTTTCCACCGGGCAAAACCAAGCGAGCGGCCCTGGCCTCGGTGGAAAGGAAATATATCATTTGTACAACCAGAGTGCTTTGTACTCGGGACAGACTCGCCCCAAGGGGAAAATATTCCAGGTTTTCAAAGGCAACTTCACAGAGTCCTCAGAGCCTTACCTAAAGACGACCCTGCACTCTCCCTTCCCTACCCTGAGGAGCACTTTCCCAGACCACCCGTTTCAGCCCCAGACCACAGCGTCCAGCGATCCAAATGGCACGGGGCTGGCAAGAACTACACACTCAGACCCTTCTCCCCGCCATAACAGCTCGGGAAACCTTAGGGAAGGAGAGCGAGGAGGTGGGGCCAAGGTAGTGGTGCAGGAGGCAGATTTTGCCACCACAACTGCTGGACCATCGACTGATCCTGAAGCAGTGTCGGTGCCTTTTAAACCCACCCGCTACGGCGTATGGGATATGCTGAGCAAAACCAACTCTTGGGTAACCTTGAATCTCAGTACAAGTGTCCCTCTGTTTGCTGGCCCTGGatctgcaacagcagcagcgGGTCACTCAGTTCAGACGAGTTTTGACGTCAGCATCTCCTCCACGGCACCCGGAGACCCCAAGGGACCAGCTCCAACGCAGCACAGTGCAGTGACTAATACGACCTTGCTGGGCAGCGCTCTCTCCGCAGCGCCCGTCACGAGGTTGTCCAGCTCCATTTCCACTGCTGGCTCCACCGCCACCGGGAACTTCCTCAACAGACTAGTTCCTGCTGGGACCTGGAAACCTGGGGTGCAAGGAAATATCTCCCATGTCACCGAGGGAGACAAACCCCAACACAGAGCAACCATCTGTCTCAGCAAGATGGACATTGCGTGGATCATTCTGGCCATCAGTGTACCTATATCCTCATGTT cagttctgctgacagtctgctgcatgaggaggaagaaaaagacatcTAACCCAGAAAACAACCTGAGCTATTGGAATAATGCTATTACCATGGACTACTTCAACAGGCATGCTGTAGAGTTACCGAGAGAGATCCAGTCCCTGGAGACTTCAGAG GACCACCTCTCCGAGCCACGCTCTCCCGCCAATGGCGACTACCGCGACAGCGGAATGGTCCTCGTGAACCCCTTCTGTCAAGAAACGCTATTTGTAGGACACGAGCAAGTCTCTGAAATATGA
- the TMEM108 gene encoding transmembrane protein 108 isoform X7 encodes MDTTTIAAMGTTPRHKDRHAAEHLPTSTHTIPHPVSLAEKALSTGQNQASGPGLGGKEIYHLYNQSALYSGQTRPKGKIFQVFKGNFTESSEPYLKTTLHSPFPTLRSTFPDHPFQPQTTASSDPNGTGLARTTHSDPSPRHNSSGNLREGERGGGAKVVVQEADFATTTAGPSTDPEAVSVPFKPTRYGVWDMLSKTNSWVTLNLSTSVPLFAGPGSATAAAGHSVQTSFDVSISSTAPGDPKGPAPTQHSAVTNTTLLGSALSAAPVTRLSSSISTAGSTATGNFLNRLVPAGTWKPGVQGNISHVTEGDKPQHRATICLSKMDIAWIILAISVPISSCSVLLTVCCMRRKKKTSNPENNLSYWNNAITMDYFNRHAVELPREIQSLETSEDHLSEPRSPANGDYRDSGMVLVNPFCQETLFVGHEQVSEI; translated from the exons ATGGACACTACCACTATCGCAGCCATGGGAACAACACCTCGCCACAAAGACCGCCATGCAGCGGAGCACCTTCCCACGTCCACTCACACCATTCCCCATCCCGTCAGCCTGGCGGAGAAAGCCCTTTCCACCGGGCAAAACCAAGCGAGCGGCCCTGGCCTCGGTGGAAAGGAAATATATCATTTGTACAACCAGAGTGCTTTGTACTCGGGACAGACTCGCCCCAAGGGGAAAATATTCCAGGTTTTCAAAGGCAACTTCACAGAGTCCTCAGAGCCTTACCTAAAGACGACCCTGCACTCTCCCTTCCCTACCCTGAGGAGCACTTTCCCAGACCACCCGTTTCAGCCCCAGACCACAGCGTCCAGCGATCCAAATGGCACGGGGCTGGCAAGAACTACACACTCAGACCCTTCTCCCCGCCATAACAGCTCGGGAAACCTTAGGGAAGGAGAGCGAGGAGGTGGGGCCAAGGTAGTGGTGCAGGAGGCAGATTTTGCCACCACAACTGCTGGACCATCGACTGATCCTGAAGCAGTGTCGGTGCCTTTTAAACCCACCCGCTACGGCGTATGGGATATGCTGAGCAAAACCAACTCTTGGGTAACCTTGAATCTCAGTACAAGTGTCCCTCTGTTTGCTGGCCCTGGatctgcaacagcagcagcgGGTCACTCAGTTCAGACGAGTTTTGACGTCAGCATCTCCTCCACGGCACCCGGAGACCCCAAGGGACCAGCTCCAACGCAGCACAGTGCAGTGACTAATACGACCTTGCTGGGCAGCGCTCTCTCCGCAGCGCCCGTCACGAGGTTGTCCAGCTCCATTTCCACTGCTGGCTCCACCGCCACCGGGAACTTCCTCAACAGACTAGTTCCTGCTGGGACCTGGAAACCTGGGGTGCAAGGAAATATCTCCCATGTCACCGAGGGAGACAAACCCCAACACAGAGCAACCATCTGTCTCAGCAAGATGGACATTGCGTGGATCATTCTGGCCATCAGTGTACCTATATCCTCATGTT cagttctgctgacagtctgctgcatgaggaggaagaaaaagacatcTAACCCAGAAAACAACCTGAGCTATTGGAATAATGCTATTACCATGGACTACTTCAACAGGCATGCTGTAGAGTTACCGAGAGAGATCCAGTCCCTGGAGACTTCAGAG GACCACCTCTCCGAGCCACGCTCTCCCGCCAATGGCGACTACCGCGACAGCGGAATGGTCCTCGTGAACCCCTTCTGTCAAGAAACGCTATTTGTAGGACACGAGCAAGTCTCTGAAATATGA